The following coding sequences are from one Streptomyces sp. NBC_01294 window:
- a CDS encoding transaldolase family protein, whose product MLHIIAEPRADALERARPDGPGRGSPAGGRTPTGRAAHAVAARLTAQGMSVWLDGSGRTGRDTGALRELIAQGHVTGIVAPWSSSAPSSTPSSTPSSARPPTPIPPLGEVSASGEPPQGRTDGLSAEEVLWDRTVEAVRQLCDALLEVHARTGGREGLVSVGLDPRNAWDAGATLAEARALWRAVDRPNLAVGIPATAQNLPVVTACLAESMNVHATLIFSVERFHRVNECFLDGLEQARDRGAPLSSLSAVASFSVSPLDTEVDRALARAGTAEARALTGTAAIANARLAYEKQRHVLASPRWAALAAAGALAPRPVWVSTAVRGPGRRDTRYVEELVAPGAVHALSEDTLSAVADRGQILGDTVQRHYDDARRVLSYLPWFGISPRTLAASLEAAHLRAAIATRETLLASVTAEAATRGAGKE is encoded by the coding sequence ATGCTCCACATCATCGCCGAGCCGCGCGCGGACGCGCTCGAACGGGCACGCCCCGACGGGCCCGGCCGCGGATCACCCGCCGGCGGCCGCACCCCCACCGGGAGGGCGGCGCACGCCGTCGCCGCACGGCTCACCGCCCAGGGCATGTCGGTCTGGCTGGACGGATCCGGCCGCACGGGGCGCGACACCGGCGCCCTGCGCGAGCTGATCGCGCAGGGCCACGTCACGGGCATCGTCGCGCCCTGGTCGTCCTCGGCCCCGTCCTCGACCCCGTCCTCGACCCCGTCCTCGGCCCGGCCCCCGACCCCGATCCCGCCCCTGGGGGAGGTCTCCGCGTCCGGAGAACCGCCGCAGGGGCGGACGGACGGGCTCAGTGCCGAGGAAGTCCTCTGGGACCGCACGGTCGAGGCCGTCAGGCAGCTGTGCGACGCCCTGCTGGAGGTGCACGCGAGGACCGGGGGGCGCGAGGGACTGGTGTCGGTCGGCCTCGACCCGCGCAACGCGTGGGACGCGGGTGCGACGCTGGCGGAGGCCCGCGCGCTGTGGCGGGCCGTGGATCGGCCGAACCTGGCGGTCGGGATTCCCGCCACGGCGCAGAACCTCCCCGTCGTGACCGCCTGCCTCGCCGAGTCGATGAACGTCCACGCGACGCTGATCTTCTCGGTGGAGCGGTTCCACAGGGTGAACGAGTGCTTCCTCGACGGCCTCGAACAGGCACGGGACCGCGGGGCGCCCTTGTCGTCCCTCAGCGCCGTCGCCTCCTTCTCGGTCAGCCCGCTGGACACCGAGGTGGACCGCGCCCTGGCCCGGGCCGGAACCGCCGAGGCCCGGGCCCTGACCGGGACCGCCGCCATCGCCAACGCCCGTCTCGCCTACGAGAAGCAGCGGCACGTGCTCGCCTCCCCGCGGTGGGCCGCACTGGCCGCCGCCGGCGCCCTGGCCCCCCGCCCCGTCTGGGTGTCGACGGCGGTGCGCGGGCCCGGCCGGCGGGACACCCGCTATGTGGAGGAACTGGTGGCACCGGGAGCCGTCCACGCCCTGTCGGAGGACACCCTGAGCGCCGTCGCGGACCGGGGGCAGATCCTGGGCGACACCGTTCAGCGGCACTACGACGACGCCCGGCGGGTGCTCTCCTACCTCCCCTGGTTCGGCATCTCGCCCCGGACACTGGCGGCTTCGCTGGAAGCGGCACACCTGCGCGCGGCCATCGCCACCCGGGAGACACTGCTGGCGTCGGTCACGGCGGAAGCGGCGACCCGCGGCGCCGGCAAGGAGTAG
- a CDS encoding cupin domain-containing protein yields the protein MIVSTATGDVAVVAGPVRAKWQSLIRRGMLYSECEGVEYWDLPAGSVLPVRAHDGTEEAVLVLSGAIAVHDGQSPPTPAGPGQVLLLPHGTEGELRTHGGACTLVVVRALPGPLARRLPPRLPELPAAER from the coding sequence GTGATCGTGTCGACCGCGACGGGCGACGTGGCCGTCGTCGCCGGCCCCGTGCGGGCGAAGTGGCAGAGCCTGATCCGCCGCGGAATGCTCTACAGCGAGTGCGAGGGCGTGGAGTACTGGGACCTGCCGGCCGGATCCGTGCTGCCGGTCCGCGCCCACGACGGCACGGAGGAGGCCGTCCTCGTCCTGAGCGGCGCGATCGCCGTCCACGACGGGCAGTCCCCGCCGACGCCGGCGGGTCCCGGCCAGGTCCTGCTGCTCCCCCACGGCACCGAGGGCGAACTGCGCACGCACGGCGGGGCCTGCACCCTCGTGGTGGTCCGCGCCCTGCCCGGTCCGCTCGCCCGCCGACTGCCGCCCCGACTGCCGGAACTACCCGCCGCGGAACGCTGA
- a CDS encoding enoyl-CoA hydratase/isomerase family protein, translating into MTAPEPRVRLVVEDGIGTIELARPPVNALDHQAQSELREAAEEAAARTDVAAVVLYGGPDRFSAGADIREMAGLRPVDMVLWASRLQGAFTAVADIPKPVVAAVTGFALGGGCELALTADHRILAPEVQIGLPEIKLGVIPGAGGTQRLARLVGTARAKEIMFTGRPLSAAQALAVGLADRVVPRDEVLAEARAWAAQFVGGPALALRAVKQAVDLGTGTDLRSGLELERALFEGLFGTRDQLAGMRTFVEEGPGKAVFVGR; encoded by the coding sequence ATGACAGCGCCCGAACCCCGCGTCCGGCTCGTCGTCGAGGACGGCATCGGCACGATCGAGCTGGCCCGCCCCCCGGTCAACGCACTCGACCACCAGGCGCAGTCCGAGCTCCGCGAGGCGGCGGAGGAGGCCGCCGCGCGCACGGACGTCGCGGCGGTGGTCCTCTACGGAGGCCCCGACCGCTTCTCCGCCGGGGCGGACATCCGTGAGATGGCGGGCCTGCGGCCGGTGGACATGGTCCTGTGGGCGAGCCGTCTCCAGGGCGCGTTCACCGCGGTGGCGGACATCCCCAAGCCCGTGGTGGCCGCGGTCACCGGCTTCGCCCTCGGCGGCGGGTGCGAGCTGGCCCTGACGGCCGACCACCGGATCCTGGCCCCCGAAGTGCAGATCGGGCTGCCCGAGATCAAGCTGGGGGTGATCCCCGGCGCGGGCGGCACCCAGAGGCTCGCCCGGCTGGTCGGCACGGCCAGGGCCAAGGAGATCATGTTCACCGGGCGCCCCCTGTCCGCGGCCCAGGCCCTCGCCGTCGGGCTGGCCGACCGGGTCGTCCCGCGCGACGAGGTGCTCGCGGAGGCGCGGGCCTGGGCCGCGCAGTTCGTGGGAGGACCCGCGCTCGCCCTGCGGGCGGTCAAGCAGGCGGTGGACCTCGGCACGGGGACGGACCTGCGTTCCGGCCTGGAGTTGGAGCGGGCCCTCTTCGAGGGGCTGTTCGGCACCCGCGACCAGCTGGCGGGCATGAGGACCTTCGTCGAGGAAGGACCCGGCAAGGCGGTCTTCGTGGGCCGCTGA
- a CDS encoding cupin domain-containing protein: MTGRSAPPVPWTAVGTTRHKASVYGVHGAQGKTYWKAFATRRQLRSESEAVEWASLPVGAVSGEHRHTRTEEIYLVLSGSGDLLLNGREHPVRAGSLALTSVGNVHGLHNTGDTPLDWWVIETLAPATTAVLAGAQPPTGADMTKAVVHDLFEERTVDTAGVFSGPLKRVELVELPPGEKRVLGRDDAELALFVHEGEGVVSAEGVTEVVRLAAGTCLLLSAGSRTEFTAGTPLRLAVVTLAVAREGGPE, encoded by the coding sequence GTGACCGGTCGCAGCGCCCCTCCCGTGCCCTGGACGGCCGTGGGCACCACCCGCCACAAGGCATCCGTCTACGGAGTCCACGGGGCGCAGGGCAAGACGTACTGGAAGGCCTTCGCCACGCGCCGCCAGCTCCGCTCGGAGAGCGAGGCCGTGGAATGGGCCTCGCTCCCCGTCGGCGCGGTCAGCGGCGAGCACCGGCACACCCGTACGGAGGAGATCTACCTCGTCCTGTCCGGATCGGGAGACCTCCTGCTCAACGGCCGGGAACATCCCGTACGCGCCGGCTCGCTCGCCCTGACGAGCGTCGGGAACGTCCACGGCCTGCACAACACCGGTGACACCCCGCTCGACTGGTGGGTCATCGAAACCCTCGCGCCGGCCACCACCGCCGTGCTGGCCGGCGCCCAGCCACCCACGGGAGCAGACATGACGAAGGCCGTGGTCCACGACCTGTTCGAGGAGAGGACCGTCGACACCGCGGGAGTCTTCAGCGGCCCGCTCAAGCGCGTCGAACTGGTGGAACTCCCGCCGGGCGAGAAGCGGGTGCTCGGTCGCGACGACGCCGAGCTCGCCCTCTTCGTGCACGAGGGAGAGGGCGTGGTGTCGGCCGAGGGCGTCACCGAGGTGGTGCGCCTGGCTGCCGGCACCTGTCTGCTGCTGTCCGCGGGATCCCGTACGGAGTTCACCGCCGGGACCCCGCTCCGACTGGCCGTGGTGACGCTCGCCGTGGCCCGTGAAGGCGGCCCCGAGTGA
- a CDS encoding VOC family protein, giving the protein MQTAALVRPPDQAGIPAVRRVDHFAFTVPDLPAAVAFFTEVLGGELCYVEGPVEDSEGDWMTRKLGVHPRASAKVALVRVGPSTNVELFEYTAPDQRTRPPGRSDTGWTLLSFRVDGIARAVARLREHPGLSIESDVTTPTVRPGRSLRRVGFRTPWGQDLQLCGDFDPFGPGDAGEPGPVVVLGAERLALAVADLDAAVGFFISVIGATPLPPRRPLPPGAQPRVTLRLGPTDRIELRQAGPEGSTTPPRNSDAGGHHIAFHTDDVDAAARHLAAQPGVHVMGAPETIASGPIAGNRWVYFGTPIGVQMEVLCMPDGRLPYERETAARRAVSRDHTWR; this is encoded by the coding sequence ATGCAGACAGCAGCACTCGTGCGGCCACCGGATCAGGCCGGCATACCGGCCGTCCGGCGCGTGGACCACTTCGCGTTCACCGTGCCGGACCTGCCCGCGGCCGTCGCCTTCTTCACCGAGGTCCTCGGTGGTGAACTCTGCTACGTCGAAGGTCCCGTAGAGGACTCCGAAGGCGACTGGATGACCCGGAAGCTGGGCGTCCACCCGAGGGCCTCGGCCAAGGTCGCACTCGTGCGCGTCGGCCCCTCCACCAACGTGGAGCTGTTCGAGTACACGGCCCCCGACCAGCGCACGCGCCCGCCCGGTCGCAGCGACACGGGGTGGACCCTGCTCTCCTTCCGGGTCGACGGCATCGCCCGCGCCGTCGCGCGGCTGCGGGAGCATCCGGGGCTGAGCATCGAGTCGGACGTCACCACGCCGACGGTGCGGCCCGGCCGTTCCCTGCGCCGCGTGGGCTTCCGTACCCCGTGGGGCCAGGACCTGCAGCTCTGCGGCGACTTCGATCCCTTCGGGCCGGGGGACGCCGGCGAGCCGGGACCGGTCGTCGTGCTCGGAGCCGAACGTCTGGCCCTGGCCGTCGCCGACCTCGACGCCGCCGTGGGCTTCTTCATCTCGGTGATCGGCGCCACCCCGCTCCCGCCCCGCAGGCCGCTGCCGCCCGGTGCGCAGCCCCGCGTGACGCTGCGCCTGGGACCCACCGACCGGATCGAACTGCGGCAGGCCGGCCCGGAGGGCTCGACCACACCGCCCCGCAACAGCGACGCCGGAGGGCACCACATCGCCTTCCACACCGACGACGTGGACGCGGCCGCGCGCCATCTGGCCGCGCAGCCCGGGGTCCACGTGATGGGCGCCCCCGAGACCATCGCGTCCGGCCCCATCGCGGGCAACCGCTGGGTCTACTTCGGCACCCCCATCGGCGTGCAGATGGAAGTCCTCTGCATGCCGGACGGCCGGCTCCCGTACGAGCGCGAGACCGCGGCGCGACGCGCCGTCTCTCGCGATCACACCTGGCGCTGA
- a CDS encoding sedoheptulose 7-phosphate cyclase: MQSGLQSTERTGSGGLFTVGNPITHWSVRAVKQVDYEVRLEEGLLDLGNRAIIEDVADGDHARRLVVVDSVVEELYGARIRAYFEHHGVECRVLVLEDGEPAKDLRQVQEVIKSLDGFGIDRRREPVIAIGGGVLMDIVGFAASIYRRATPWIRIPTTLIGLVDAGVGAKTGVNNDGHKNRVGTYFPADRTLLDRTFLATLDERHISNGLAEILKIALIKDERLFGLLEEHGARLLAERLQSPPDGAADAAVEVVERAIHGMLEELQPNLWEKVLERVVDYGHSFSPVIEMHALPELLHGEAVAIDMALTTVIAEQRGLVTSEERRRVLSVMTGLGLPSWHELCTPKLLVPALRDTVRHRDGQQRLPLPQGIGSAVFVNDLTEDELENASQLLADLHWGDAR; this comes from the coding sequence ATGCAGTCAGGCCTTCAGTCGACCGAACGCACCGGCAGCGGCGGCCTGTTCACCGTCGGCAACCCGATCACCCACTGGTCCGTACGGGCCGTCAAGCAGGTCGACTACGAAGTCCGCCTGGAGGAAGGTCTGTTGGATCTCGGCAACCGCGCGATCATCGAGGACGTCGCCGACGGCGATCACGCCCGCCGTCTGGTCGTCGTGGACTCCGTCGTCGAGGAGCTCTACGGCGCCCGCATCCGCGCGTACTTCGAGCACCACGGGGTCGAGTGCCGGGTGCTGGTGCTCGAGGACGGCGAACCGGCCAAGGACCTGCGGCAGGTGCAGGAGGTGATCAAGAGCCTCGACGGCTTCGGCATCGACCGCCGCCGCGAACCGGTGATCGCCATCGGCGGTGGCGTCCTCATGGACATCGTGGGCTTCGCCGCCAGCATCTACCGCCGCGCGACCCCGTGGATCCGCATCCCGACCACGCTGATAGGCCTGGTGGACGCGGGCGTCGGCGCCAAGACCGGCGTCAACAACGACGGCCACAAGAACCGTGTCGGCACCTACTTCCCCGCCGACCGCACCCTGCTCGACCGGACCTTCCTGGCCACCCTCGACGAGCGGCACATCAGCAACGGCCTCGCCGAGATCCTCAAGATCGCCCTGATCAAGGACGAGCGGCTCTTCGGCCTGCTGGAGGAGCACGGTGCGCGCCTCCTCGCCGAACGGCTCCAGAGCCCGCCGGACGGCGCCGCGGACGCGGCCGTCGAGGTGGTCGAGCGCGCCATCCACGGCATGCTCGAAGAACTCCAGCCCAACCTGTGGGAGAAGGTGCTGGAGCGCGTGGTCGACTACGGGCACTCCTTCAGCCCGGTCATCGAGATGCACGCCCTGCCCGAGCTGCTGCACGGCGAGGCGGTCGCCATCGACATGGCGCTCACCACTGTGATCGCGGAGCAGCGTGGTCTGGTGACCTCCGAGGAGCGCCGCCGCGTCCTGTCCGTGATGACCGGTCTCGGGCTGCCCTCCTGGCACGAACTGTGCACGCCCAAGCTGCTCGTGCCGGCGCTGCGGGACACCGTCCGGCACCGTGACGGTCAGCAGCGGCTGCCCCTCCCCCAGGGCATCGGATCCGCCGTCTTCGTCAACGACCTCACCGAGGACGAGCTGGAGAACGCCTCCCAGCTGCTGGCCGACCTGCACTGGGGGGACGCCCGGTGA
- a CDS encoding acyltransferase family protein, protein MPRTTESPATGSSSRLPSLTGIRFIAAVLVFLHHGIWVNVFSDQDVVSFYRDLFINAGHVGVSFFFILSGFVLTWSARKKDTFGRYLRRRVAKVYPNHVVTFVAALLLLSTATQWHQAVPNLLLIQSWFPRYDVLFSVNPPSWSLACEVLFYLSFPLLLRWVNKIRVERLWWWAGGTVAAVFAVAVFAQFVLPADPAMPDGQPIGLYQFWFVYAFPPVRALDFLLGILLAKLVMNGRWIRVGVGPAALLFLACYALAGELPYVYGLNAATIIPLALLVPAAAVADTEGRRTLLRGRVTTWLGEVSYAFYLVHVVVLIWVRGKLGHPQGWDVATGILLLAGGLVLSLLVAWALHAWVENPAMRRWSKPKADRAAAHRTPGTAAGSGAESGSGSGADAGSDDAGSGSAREPARTV, encoded by the coding sequence ATGCCCAGAACCACGGAATCCCCTGCGACGGGGAGCAGTTCCCGGCTGCCCTCGCTGACCGGCATACGGTTCATCGCCGCCGTCCTGGTCTTCCTGCACCACGGCATCTGGGTGAACGTCTTCTCGGACCAGGACGTCGTGTCCTTCTACCGGGACCTGTTCATCAACGCCGGACACGTCGGCGTCTCCTTCTTCTTCATCCTGAGCGGTTTCGTCCTCACCTGGTCCGCCCGCAAGAAGGACACGTTCGGCCGCTACCTGCGGCGCCGGGTGGCGAAGGTCTACCCCAACCACGTCGTCACCTTCGTGGCCGCGCTGCTGCTGCTCTCCACGGCCACCCAGTGGCACCAGGCCGTCCCCAACCTGCTGCTGATCCAGTCCTGGTTCCCCCGGTACGACGTGCTGTTCAGCGTCAATCCGCCGAGCTGGTCGCTCGCCTGCGAAGTCCTCTTCTACCTGTCCTTCCCGCTGCTCCTGCGCTGGGTGAACAAGATCCGCGTCGAGCGGTTGTGGTGGTGGGCCGGCGGTACCGTCGCCGCGGTCTTCGCGGTCGCCGTCTTCGCGCAGTTCGTCCTGCCGGCCGACCCGGCCATGCCCGACGGCCAGCCGATCGGCCTGTACCAGTTCTGGTTCGTCTACGCCTTCCCGCCCGTGCGCGCCCTGGACTTCCTGCTCGGCATCCTGCTGGCGAAGCTCGTCATGAACGGCCGCTGGATCCGGGTCGGCGTGGGACCGGCCGCGCTGCTCTTCCTCGCCTGCTACGCCCTGGCCGGTGAACTCCCGTACGTCTACGGGCTGAACGCCGCCACCATCATCCCCCTGGCCCTCCTGGTCCCCGCCGCCGCCGTCGCGGACACCGAGGGCAGGCGCACCCTCCTGCGCGGCCGCGTCACGACGTGGCTCGGCGAGGTCAGTTACGCCTTCTACCTGGTCCACGTGGTCGTACTCATCTGGGTGCGCGGCAAGCTCGGCCACCCGCAGGGGTGGGACGTCGCCACCGGCATCCTGCTGCTGGCCGGCGGTCTCGTGCTCAGCCTCCTCGTGGCCTGGGCCCTGCACGCGTGGGTGGAGAACCCCGCGATGCGGCGCTGGAGCAAGCCGAAGGCCGACCGCGCGGCCGCGCACCGGACGCCCGGCACCGCGGCAGGCTCCGGCGCGGAGTCCGGGTCCGGGTCCGGGGCCGACGCAGGGTCCGACGACGCCGGGTCCGGGTCGGCACGCGAGCCCGCCCGGACCGTCTGA
- a CDS encoding ketoacyl-ACP synthase III family protein, with the protein MRWNDLYIAGTGAFLPKQVSVEEAIETGQYDEESAQHSGHLALTVAAPEDSIPEMAVRAGRQALERSGYLPEDVAAVTYSVVFHNGIDIWNSASYIQKGIARAGALSAEVRSGSNGGLIAAELAAAYLYAHPEAKVAVSTAGDLWTDPYFDRWRTDRILYGDGAAAVALSRQGGFARVLSMATNTDPDLEAMHRGHEPFGPFQHDADHPIDLNRRHQQFLEGFDKDEVWRRVENGLRKAVNQALEEAGCSMDDMDHIVAPHFGAGLTVRQCLAPIGVHDLKRTAWEFSRRTGHIGPGDQFAGLNHLAEAGALTPGKRVLLLGVGGGFSWTGAVLDIVAEPGWSGAPA; encoded by the coding sequence ATGCGCTGGAACGATCTCTACATCGCCGGAACGGGCGCCTTCCTGCCCAAGCAGGTCTCCGTCGAGGAGGCCATCGAGACCGGTCAGTACGACGAGGAGTCCGCCCAGCACAGCGGCCACCTCGCGCTCACCGTCGCGGCCCCCGAGGACAGCATCCCGGAGATGGCCGTACGGGCCGGGCGCCAGGCGCTGGAACGCTCCGGGTACCTCCCCGAGGACGTTGCCGCGGTGACGTACTCCGTCGTCTTCCACAACGGCATCGACATCTGGAACTCCGCCTCCTACATCCAGAAGGGCATCGCCCGGGCGGGAGCCCTGTCCGCCGAGGTGCGCTCCGGATCGAACGGCGGCCTCATCGCCGCGGAGCTGGCCGCGGCCTACCTGTACGCCCACCCGGAGGCCAAGGTCGCCGTCTCCACCGCGGGCGACCTGTGGACGGATCCCTACTTCGACCGCTGGCGGACCGACCGCATCCTCTACGGCGACGGCGCCGCGGCGGTGGCCCTCTCCCGGCAGGGCGGATTCGCCCGGGTGCTGTCGATGGCCACCAACACCGACCCCGACCTCGAGGCGATGCACCGCGGCCACGAGCCGTTCGGCCCCTTCCAGCACGACGCCGACCACCCCATCGACCTCAACCGCCGCCACCAGCAGTTCCTGGAGGGCTTCGACAAGGACGAGGTGTGGCGCCGGGTCGAGAACGGGCTGCGCAAGGCCGTCAACCAGGCGCTGGAAGAGGCCGGCTGCTCCATGGACGACATGGACCACATCGTCGCCCCGCACTTCGGCGCGGGCCTGACGGTGCGCCAGTGCCTCGCCCCCATCGGCGTCCACGACCTGAAGCGCACGGCGTGGGAGTTCTCCCGCCGTACCGGGCACATCGGCCCCGGTGACCAGTTCGCCGGCCTCAACCACCTCGCCGAGGCCGGTGCGTTGACGCCGGGCAAGCGCGTCCTGCTCCTCGGCGTCGGCGGCGGCTTCAGCTGGACGGGCGCGGTGCTGGACATCGTCGCCGAGCCCGGCTGGAGCGGCGCCCCCGCGTAG
- a CDS encoding NADP-dependent oxidoreductase: MRALTLPQYGDPDQLTVTEVPRPAPGPGQILVRTAATAVNPVDLLVRSGALADSLAHPFPLILGWDLSGTVEAVGEGTDRFSPGDRIVAMSAQYATGVGTHAEYVALDAALAAPAPTTVDLVHAAALPLAGLTAYQALERAALRAGETLLVSGAVGAVGGFAIQLAVSRGTRVIALARPEDAELARALGAESAISSAGPVPSGIADVLLETAGIAPRVIGAVRDGGRAVSVYAPEPPKEERGITVSQTFVEQDGDQLATLSGLVDEGVLTLRVAAVGDFTEGPEAHRRLAVGGTRGKLLLTP; the protein is encoded by the coding sequence ATGCGCGCGCTGACCCTGCCCCAGTACGGCGACCCCGACCAGCTGACGGTCACGGAGGTCCCCCGTCCGGCCCCGGGGCCCGGGCAGATCCTCGTCCGTACCGCGGCGACGGCCGTGAACCCCGTCGACCTGCTCGTCCGTTCGGGCGCGCTGGCCGACAGTCTCGCCCACCCCTTCCCGCTCATCCTCGGCTGGGACCTGTCCGGCACCGTCGAGGCCGTCGGCGAAGGGACGGACCGCTTCTCCCCCGGCGACCGGATCGTGGCCATGTCCGCCCAGTACGCGACCGGTGTGGGCACCCACGCGGAGTACGTCGCCCTGGACGCGGCCCTGGCCGCCCCCGCCCCCACCACCGTCGACCTGGTCCACGCGGCGGCGCTGCCCCTGGCCGGCCTCACGGCGTACCAGGCACTGGAGCGGGCGGCCCTGCGGGCCGGCGAGACCCTCCTGGTCAGCGGCGCCGTCGGGGCCGTCGGCGGGTTCGCGATCCAGCTCGCCGTCTCCAGGGGCACGCGCGTGATCGCGCTCGCCCGGCCCGAGGACGCCGAACTCGCCCGCGCACTGGGAGCCGAGAGCGCCATCTCCTCGGCCGGGCCCGTCCCCTCCGGCATCGCCGACGTCCTGCTGGAGACGGCGGGCATCGCACCGCGCGTCATCGGCGCGGTGCGGGACGGCGGGCGCGCGGTCTCCGTCTACGCCCCCGAGCCGCCCAAGGAGGAGCGCGGGATCACCGTGTCCCAGACCTTCGTCGAGCAGGACGGCGACCAGCTCGCGACCCTTTCCGGCCTGGTGGACGAGGGCGTCCTCACGCTGCGCGTGGCCGCGGTGGGCGACTTCACCGAGGGCCCCGAGGCACACCGCCGGCTGGCCGTCGGCGGCACCCGCGGCAAGCTCCTGCTCACCCCCTAG
- a CDS encoding SDR family NAD(P)-dependent oxidoreductase, giving the protein MRLKDKVAVITGGTRGLGRAMAERYLDEGATVVCAARNPYDIGHLIRQLPDRVLFHRTDVADPGSVEELMDAAVAAYGRIDVLVANAGVNHDGKVDRISPEAWRAMVDTNINGTFHTLQSAAKRMIAQGGGGRIITVSSSMSTRVAIGAAGYSATKAAIETLTKVAAIELGRKGIQVNSLAPGVLEDGMGRELSRNQKVWEAYHHRFSLGRAGTLDEAALGAVFLASEDSSYVNGHVLEVNGGLLWA; this is encoded by the coding sequence ATGCGACTCAAGGACAAGGTGGCCGTCATCACGGGCGGCACCCGCGGGCTGGGACGGGCCATGGCCGAGCGGTACCTCGACGAGGGTGCCACGGTGGTCTGCGCGGCGAGGAACCCCTACGACATCGGGCATCTGATCCGCCAGCTGCCCGACCGGGTGCTGTTCCACCGGACGGACGTGGCGGACCCCGGCAGCGTCGAGGAGCTCATGGACGCGGCCGTCGCCGCGTACGGGCGCATCGACGTCCTGGTGGCCAACGCCGGGGTCAACCACGACGGCAAGGTGGACCGGATCAGTCCCGAGGCCTGGCGGGCCATGGTGGACACCAACATCAACGGCACCTTCCACACCCTGCAGAGCGCCGCGAAGCGCATGATCGCCCAGGGCGGCGGGGGACGCATCATCACCGTCTCGTCGAGCATGTCCACCCGGGTGGCGATCGGCGCGGCCGGCTACTCCGCGACCAAGGCCGCCATCGAGACCCTCACCAAGGTCGCCGCGATCGAACTGGGCCGCAAGGGCATCCAGGTCAACTCCCTCGCTCCGGGCGTGCTGGAGGACGGGATGGGGCGCGAGCTCTCCCGGAACCAGAAGGTGTGGGAGGCCTACCACCACCGCTTCTCCCTCGGCAGGGCGGGAACGCTGGACGAGGCGGCACTCGGCGCGGTGTTCCTGGCGAGCGAGGACAGCTCCTACGTGAACGGTCACGTACTCGAAGTCAATGGAGGTCTGCTGTGGGCATGA
- a CDS encoding 3-oxoacyl-ACP synthase III family protein translates to MPVGIVGVGAYAPSRVIDNQQISQWAGIPEEWIAERTGVLSRRYAEPGTATSELAARAVERLFGESPYDREQVGLTVLATSTPDQPQPATAARMQKLLRIHGTPAFDLNAVCSGFVYGLTVARSMLIADPSIGNALVVGADMYSTIMDRSDRRTVSLFGDGAAAVLLGEVPEGFGIHATRLYAEGDGAHLVEVAAGGTREVADDAAREAGRHYFRMEGRSVKEYALQIIPKVVDDVLSTAGWTVDDLDRVFIHQGNTRLVESVAAALGVDMAKVPLTAPRFGNTGAASIPFTLADSHGTRPLERGDKVLFATVGGGVTAGAAALTWY, encoded by the coding sequence ATGCCCGTCGGAATCGTCGGCGTGGGCGCGTACGCCCCGTCGCGTGTCATCGACAACCAACAGATCAGCCAATGGGCCGGCATCCCCGAGGAATGGATCGCCGAGCGGACCGGCGTCCTGAGCCGGCGCTACGCGGAACCGGGCACCGCGACCTCGGAACTCGCCGCCCGCGCGGTGGAACGGCTCTTCGGGGAATCGCCGTACGACCGCGAACAGGTGGGCCTGACGGTGCTCGCCACCTCCACCCCCGACCAGCCGCAGCCGGCCACCGCGGCGCGCATGCAGAAACTGCTGCGCATCCACGGAACCCCGGCGTTCGACCTCAACGCCGTCTGCTCCGGCTTCGTGTACGGGCTCACCGTGGCCCGCTCGATGCTGATCGCGGACCCCTCGATCGGCAACGCGCTGGTCGTCGGCGCCGACATGTACTCCACGATCATGGACCGCTCCGACCGGCGCACCGTCTCGCTGTTCGGCGACGGCGCCGCGGCCGTGCTCCTGGGGGAGGTGCCCGAGGGCTTCGGCATCCACGCCACCCGGCTGTACGCCGAGGGCGACGGCGCGCACCTGGTGGAGGTCGCCGCGGGCGGGACCCGCGAGGTGGCGGACGACGCCGCGCGCGAGGCGGGGCGCCACTACTTCCGGATGGAGGGACGGTCGGTCAAGGAGTACGCCCTGCAGATCATTCCCAAGGTGGTGGACGACGTGCTGAGCACCGCCGGGTGGACGGTCGACGACCTCGACCGGGTCTTCATCCACCAGGGCAACACCCGGCTGGTCGAGTCGGTCGCCGCCGCGCTCGGCGTCGACATGGCCAAGGTGCCGCTCACGGCTCCCCGGTTCGGCAACACCGGGGCGGCCTCCATTCCCTTCACCCTCGCCGACTCCCACGGGACGCGGCCGCTGGAGCGTGGCGACAAGGTGCTGTTCGCCACCGTCGGCGGCGGCGTGACCGCGGGGGCGGCAGCCCTCACCTGGTACTGA